Proteins encoded by one window of Babylonia areolata isolate BAREFJ2019XMU chromosome 8, ASM4173473v1, whole genome shotgun sequence:
- the LOC143284701 gene encoding kelch-like protein 24: MSGMDTGVSWRHQYLDSLSSGLEHLLNNEKFSDITITAGEHVFKCHRVILSCVSPYFEAMFSSGMKESVTGEVKIEGINSEVFKDILAYIYSGIDIVREDNAEEVLKGAAVLQMDCLQRRCEEFLSRRLSVSNCISCWRLAHWHSCMQLSQKAWSYVMEHFTELSKMEEFLALESDELISMLKDDNLCAADEEFIVETALRWVAFDQETRAQSLPAIFRSVRLSLTHPQFLVDIVGKHGAVVRDCPEVLDTIDRAKNFHLLPSIRHNFVSELMSPRRCSQWEDVLVVMSGGESPKPPYIRSKNVFAYSFNSQQWFYLAPLPHDPGIEFTSCVYDNDIFITGGGLLQTCFMRYRAKKNKWNNCRAKLKKGRRRHAMAACGNKIYVIGGFNAELEERARVQNSIEEYELDTGEWVEVAHLEQPVSSVSATAFGDRIFIFGGERNDSTDACVVQCFDTALRTVSVVSSLPLNSKLSRAVVCDNDTYLMLFDGKVIKYSPEEQTTKIVGEIKNFDRVHFGMVHRRGILYVLGGQKIGPSRALCDAMMTFDIHTNVARTIQDRVPTPRLLDSCAKITVDKKFLSKEVCMTESVTTPS, encoded by the exons ATGTCGGGGATGGACACGGGCGTCTCCTGGCGCCACCAGTACCTGGACTCCCTGTCGAGTGGCCTGGAGCACCTGCTGAACAACGAGAAGTTCTCCGACATCACCATCACGGCGGGCGAGCACGTGTTCAAGTGTCACCGCGTCATCCTGTCGTGCGTGTCTCCTTACTTCGAGGCCATGTTCTCCTCGGGGATGAAGGAGAGCGTGACTGGGGAGGTGAAGATCGAGGGCATCAACAGTGAGGTGTTCAAGGACATCCTGGCCTACATCTACAGCGGCATCGACATTGTCAGGGAGGACAATGCTGAGGAG gtGTTGAAAGGGGCGGCAGTCCTTCAGATGGACTGCCTGCAGCGACGCTGTGAGGAGTTCCTGAGTCGCAGGCTGTCGGTCAGCAACTGCATCTCTTGCTGGAGACTGGCCCACTGGCACAGCTGTATGCAGCTCagtcagaag GCCTGGTCCTATGTGATGGAGCATTTCACAGAGCTGTCCAAAATGGAGGAGTTTCTGGCTCTGGAGTCTGACGAGCTGATCAGCATGCTGAAAGACGACAACCTGTGCGCGGCTGATGAAGAGTTCATTGTTGAGACTGCGCTCAG ATGGGTGGCCTTTGACCAGGAGACGCGGGCCCAGAGCCTCCCGGCCATCTTCCGCAGCGTGCGCCTGAGCCTGACCCACCCGCAGTTCCTCGTCGACATCGTCGGCAAGCACGGCGCGGTGGTGCGGGACTGCCCAGAGGTGCTGGACACCATCGATCGGGCCAAGAACTTCCACCTGCTGCCCTCCATCCGCCACAACTTCGTCTCCGAGCTCATGTCCCCCCGGAGGTGTTCCCAGTGGGAGGACgtgctggtggtgatgtctgGGGGTGAGAGCCCCAAGCCGCCCTACATCCGCTCCAAGAACGTGTTCGCCTACAGCTTCAACTCGCAGCAGTGGTTCTACCTGGCTCCCTTGCCGCACGACCCGGGGATCGAGTTCACGTCGTGTGTGTACGACAACGATATCTTCATCACTGGTGGGGGCCTCCTGCAGACGTGTTTtatgag GTACCGGGCGAAGAAGAACAAGTGGAACAACTGCCGTGCCAAGCTGAAGAAGGGACGGCGGCGCCACGCCATGGCTGCGTGTGGCAACAAGATCTACGTCATCGGCGGCTTCAACGCCGAGCTTGAGGAGAGGGCCAGGGTCCAGAACTCCATTGAGGAGTATGAGCTGGACACAG gggagtgggtggaggtggcCCACCTAGAGCAACCGGTCAGCTCCGTGTCAGCCACAGCCTTCGGCGACCGCATCTTCATCTTTGGCGGGGAGCGCAACGACAGCACAGACGCCTGTGTGGTGCAGTGCTTCGACACAGCTCTCCGCACCGTCAGCGTCGTCTCGTCCCTGCCCCTCAACAGCAAGCTGTCGCGCGCCGTCGTCTGCGACAACGACACCTACCTGATGCTGTTCGACGGCAAG gtGATCAAATACAGCCCGGAGGAGCAGACGACCAAGATCGTGGGCGAGATCAAGAACTTTGACCGCGTCCACTTCGGGATGGTGCACCGGCGAGGCATCCTGTACGTGCTGGGAGGCCAGAAGATCGGCCCAAGTCGGGCTCTCTGCGACGCCATGATGACCTTTGACATCCACACGAATGTGGCCAGGACGATTCAGGATCGCGTGCCGACCCCTCGACTTTTGGACAGCTGTGCAAAAATCACGGTGGACAAAAAGTTTCTGAGCAAGGAGGTCTGCATGACGGAGAGCGTGACGACCCCGTCCTag